The following nucleotide sequence is from Triticum dicoccoides isolate Atlit2015 ecotype Zavitan chromosome 7B, WEW_v2.0, whole genome shotgun sequence.
tcttcctcttcttcaatgGCCTCTTCCAATTTAGACAGCGGGTTTCTGGAGCTTCCCCCCTTAAATTCAAAATGGTAGGCTGGTGGTGTTTTTGGCATTTCATGATCTTCACAGTCAAGTTCAAATTGGGTCACATCTTCATCTGCAGAATCATGTTCTGTGGAACATTCTTCTCGTTCAGTTGCTAGCCTCCTTGCCTCCATGCAGACAACCTCTAGCTGACTTGGCTGATCATCCATCCCGTTAAATTCCCTGCTCATCATCTCACCAATCTCCGCAAGGCAAAGACCAAATAATGTGCCTTCTTTCAGAAATATGGTTGAGAGGACTAGCACTCGGAGGCATGCTTCCCGGATCATAGGCAGCTCCATGCGAAGCATCTCAGCATCTTTCACTGGATCAAGTTTCCCTATGTACTCAAGCTCATCCTCAGAGAATGGGATTGACGCCTGCGGCCAGTGAATCCATTCAAAATAAGGATCCTCTAAACACTCTGGCAGGCAGAGACCATGGTCAATAGGAATCAGCTCAGTCTGATTGCCGAATTGATCGGCTCCTGTCACCTTTCTTACCAGAAGATTTCCAGCATGTCTATCAGTGTTGAAGATTCGGATGTCAAGAATACCAATCCTGTGAATAGCAGCTACAGGGAAGCTTGAAGTGCCAAGGTCACTAGCATCAAAATCATGAGGAGCGAACTGCTGAAATGAGGCAATCTTGCTGACAGTTCGCGGATCACCCACAGAAGCCTTCTTGTTGGTAGAGCCGACGCCTTCATTCACATTAAATACAGGATGTGAAATCTTAACAAGAACTGTCGGGGGGACATTAGCAAAGTTATCATAGTCCAGAAGGTATGCAGCAACCTCTCTAAAACCGGTCTCACCAACTCGAACTGATCTTTTGAGGCCTGGCTGCCCAAGGGCTCTCCCAGTAAAACCTTTTGGATTGTTGGGTGCAAACGGCTCCTCATCATTTGGCTTCACAATGGCAGCATTCTCACCTTTACTGTTCTTGAAATAGTAGGCACCACCAAGCCCACTATTGACAAGTTTTGGATCCACACCGTTTCTTATGGCCCTAGCAACATCCTTAACAAGCTGCTTTGCCTGAATGCAGCGGGTTGGACACACTAAAACTTCAATTGGACCACCCCTATCCCTTTGCTGCTGG
It contains:
- the LOC119340661 gene encoding phosphatidylinositol 4-kinase gamma 5-like — encoded protein: MIATVTPFSHSSTASSAEFERRKRAIPLLSAMSRNLKNPVQTQMAVSALSSSLIGDYPSKTRSEGRAVGWKRVFVQTDTGFVLPVQLDRGDSVHTVKRKLQVALNVPTEESSLTLGDHVLKNDLSSIRNDSPLLLTKTFMHRSSSSPCLSPTSKDLQQQRDRGGPIEVLVCPTRCIQAKQLVKDVARAIRNGVDPKLVNSGLGGAYYFKNSKGENAAIVKPNDEEPFAPNNPKGFTGRALGQPGLKRSVRVGETGFREVAAYLLDYDNFANVPPTVLVKISHPVFNVNEGVGSTNKKASVGDPRTVSKIASFQQFAPHDFDASDLGTSSFPVAAIHRIGILDIRIFNTDRHAGNLLVRKVTGADQFGNQTELIPIDHGLCLPECLEDPYFEWIHWPQASIPFSEDELEYIGKLDPVKDAEMLRMELPMIREACLRVLVLSTIFLKEGTLFGLCLAEIGEMMSREFNGMDDQPSQLEVVCMEARRLATEREECSTEHDSADEDVTQFELDCEDHEMPKTPPAYHFEFKGGSSRNPLSKLEEAIEEEEDDIQEEEESNAEKLACPKPVNKWLPNISKLSTSLSSVSLMDKSQRQVPAIPKGADSVKTSENSQVGNWRTANEQLPTSASFVKLADMGVDTWGLFLEKFQELLPGAFRAHKLGATGQRGRLRMGTSCQF